A stretch of bacterium DNA encodes these proteins:
- a CDS encoding acyl-CoA/acyl-ACP dehydrogenase, with protein MNFDLTEEQQMIVDQAAKFVANESPVDRFRKLRETEQGWEPAMWAKMAEQGWLAIAVPEEQGGFGGTFLDMALILEQLGRGLVAEPIIASAVLAGGILSDLGTEAQREAFLDPMIEGSTSLAFAYAEAQSRYALADCKTTATKDGDGYKLNGEKVWVLNGHAADQIIVVARTAGGQFDDEGLSLFVVDGDAAGLERVRVNQMDGQRSAILRFTDVAVAADRLLGREGEARATIELAVDRGAAAACAEGFGCAQELFERTVAYLKEREQFGVPIGSFQALQHKVVDMYAELELLRSALILSSVQVDIEDEETRKAEISAAKLQLTDSGWFIQENAIQLFGGIGVTDEQDEGLFFKRLRCLQGLFGDGDWHVDRFQSLKGFDAVD; from the coding sequence ATGAATTTCGATCTGACCGAAGAGCAGCAGATGATCGTCGACCAGGCCGCGAAGTTCGTCGCGAACGAGTCGCCGGTCGACCGGTTCCGCAAGCTGAGGGAGACCGAGCAGGGCTGGGAACCCGCGATGTGGGCAAAGATGGCCGAGCAGGGCTGGCTCGCGATCGCGGTCCCGGAAGAGCAGGGCGGCTTCGGCGGCACCTTCCTCGACATGGCGCTCATCCTCGAGCAGCTCGGCCGCGGCCTCGTGGCGGAGCCGATCATCGCCTCGGCGGTGCTCGCCGGCGGGATCCTCTCGGATCTCGGGACGGAGGCCCAGCGCGAGGCGTTCCTCGACCCGATGATCGAGGGATCGACGAGCCTGGCCTTCGCCTACGCCGAAGCCCAGAGTCGCTACGCCCTGGCCGACTGCAAGACCACCGCAACGAAAGACGGCGACGGCTACAAGTTGAACGGCGAGAAGGTGTGGGTCCTGAACGGCCACGCCGCCGACCAGATCATCGTCGTCGCCCGGACCGCCGGCGGCCAGTTCGACGACGAGGGGCTCTCGCTCTTCGTGGTCGACGGGGACGCCGCAGGCCTCGAGCGCGTGCGGGTCAACCAGATGGACGGCCAGCGGAGCGCGATCCTGCGCTTCACCGACGTCGCCGTCGCCGCGGACCGGCTCCTCGGCCGTGAAGGAGAAGCCCGAGCCACGATCGAGCTCGCCGTCGATCGCGGCGCGGCCGCGGCCTGCGCCGAAGGCTTCGGCTGCGCGCAAGAGCTCTTCGAGCGGACCGTCGCGTACCTGAAGGAACGCGAGCAGTTCGGCGTGCCGATCGGCTCCTTCCAGGCGCTCCAGCACAAGGTCGTCGACATGTACGCCGAGCTCGAGCTGCTGCGCTCCGCGCTCATCCTCTCGTCGGTCCAGGTCGACATCGAGGACGAGGAGACGCGGAAGGCGGAGATCTCCGCGGCGAAGCTCCAGCTGACCGACAGCGGCTGGTTCATCCAGGAGAACGCGATCCAGCTATTCGGCGGCATCGGCGTCACCGACGAGCAGGACGAAGGTCTCTTCTTCAAGCGCCTCCGCTGCCTCCAGGGCCTCTTCGGCGACGGCGACTGGCACGTCGATCGTTTCCAGAGCCTGAAGGGGTTCGACGCGGTCGACTGA
- a CDS encoding glutathione S-transferase: protein MTTPSPLPILGAVGSPYTRKLRAVCRYRRLPHVFIQNGNRESRGLPKPKVELMPQLILEEDGERKAITDTTPIIRRLEESHPNERSVIPEDPAIAFLDALVEDYGDEWITKAMFHYRWAYAADIEKAGSILPRWSMSQQSDEKLEGLSQMFSKRQIDRLWVVGSNEKTGPLIEASYERFLALMENHLREHRFVLGDRPGSGDFGLYGQLTQLALFDPTPMATTLRISPRTYAWTELVEDLSGLEPEADDWFARDAIPDTLRALLAEIGRVYPPFLLANARALTSGAEKVECEIDGETWTQKPFPYQGKCLEWLRRDYQALADADRAWIDQTIAGSGLERLFQ from the coding sequence ATGACCACTCCCTCCCCGCTTCCGATCCTGGGCGCCGTCGGCTCGCCCTACACGCGCAAGCTCCGCGCCGTCTGCCGCTATCGCCGGCTGCCCCACGTCTTCATCCAGAACGGCAACCGCGAGTCCCGCGGCCTCCCGAAGCCGAAGGTCGAGCTGATGCCGCAGCTGATCCTCGAAGAGGACGGCGAGCGCAAGGCGATCACGGACACCACGCCGATCATCCGGCGCCTCGAGGAGAGCCACCCGAACGAGCGCTCGGTGATCCCCGAAGATCCCGCGATCGCGTTCCTCGACGCGCTGGTCGAGGACTACGGCGACGAGTGGATCACGAAGGCGATGTTCCACTACCGCTGGGCATATGCGGCGGACATCGAGAAGGCGGGCTCGATCCTGCCGCGCTGGTCGATGTCGCAGCAGTCCGACGAGAAGCTCGAGGGGTTGAGCCAGATGTTCTCGAAGCGCCAGATCGACCGGCTCTGGGTCGTCGGTTCGAACGAGAAGACCGGACCGCTCATCGAAGCGAGCTACGAGCGCTTCCTGGCTCTCATGGAGAACCACCTGCGCGAGCACCGCTTCGTCCTCGGCGACCGGCCGGGCAGCGGCGACTTCGGGCTCTACGGACAGCTGACCCAGCTCGCCCTCTTCGACCCGACGCCGATGGCGACGACCCTGCGGATCTCGCCCCGGACCTACGCCTGGACCGAGCTCGTCGAGGATCTCTCGGGGCTCGAGCCGGAAGCCGACGACTGGTTCGCGCGCGACGCGATCCCGGACACGCTCCGCGCGCTCCTCGCGGAGATCGGCCGCGTCTACCCGCCGTTCCTGCTGGCGAACGCCCGTGCCCTCACGAGCGGCGCCGAGAAGGTCGAGTGCGAGATCGACGGCGAGACGTGGACCCAGAAGCCCTTTCCCTACCAGGGGAAGTGCCTCGAGTGGCTCCGGCGCGACTACCAGGCCCTCGCCGACGCCGACCGGGCGTGGATCGACCAGACGATCGCGGGCAGCGGCCTCGAAAGGCTGTTTCAGTAG
- a CDS encoding glutathione S-transferase family protein, with amino-acid sequence MPSQRASAISPDEYRIFGNELSPFSVKIRSYFRFKDVPHRWIVRNADSMAEYQKFAKILIIPLVVSPDEQALQDSTPIMERIDELAPEPSTHPSDPVARFVSILLEEFGDEWGNKWMFHLRWAREEDCLSAAGRAATMMAPKGNEEARLAVRAQFMERMKGRLHFVGSNEVTGPQIERSFLAGLARLEAHLEDRPYLFGGRPSWGDFGLWGQIYNAWTDPTGGAWVEGSAPNVLDWIHRMTWPTILGDWEDWASVESTLAPFLAEQVGALFCPWTVANAAAFGSGDESFSVELLGETFTQQPQKYHAKSLAVLREKYAAAEAKEALDPVLAAAGCLETLQSA; translated from the coding sequence ATGCCTTCGCAACGAGCTTCCGCGATCTCGCCCGACGAGTACCGCATCTTCGGCAACGAGCTCTCGCCCTTCTCGGTGAAGATCCGTTCCTATTTCCGCTTCAAGGACGTGCCCCACCGCTGGATCGTCCGGAACGCGGACTCGATGGCCGAGTACCAGAAGTTCGCGAAGATCCTGATCATTCCCCTGGTGGTGTCGCCGGACGAGCAGGCGCTCCAGGACTCGACGCCGATCATGGAGCGGATCGACGAGCTCGCGCCGGAGCCGTCCACGCACCCGAGCGACCCGGTCGCGCGCTTCGTCTCGATCCTGCTCGAGGAGTTCGGCGACGAATGGGGCAACAAGTGGATGTTCCACCTGCGTTGGGCCCGAGAGGAGGACTGCCTCTCGGCCGCGGGTCGTGCCGCGACGATGATGGCGCCAAAGGGCAACGAGGAGGCCCGCCTCGCCGTCCGCGCCCAGTTCATGGAACGGATGAAGGGACGCCTCCACTTCGTCGGCTCGAACGAGGTCACGGGACCGCAGATCGAACGCTCGTTCCTGGCGGGCCTGGCACGGCTGGAAGCCCACCTCGAGGATCGCCCCTATCTCTTCGGCGGCCGTCCGTCCTGGGGCGACTTCGGGCTCTGGGGTCAGATCTACAATGCCTGGACGGACCCGACCGGTGGCGCCTGGGTCGAAGGCTCGGCACCCAACGTCCTCGATTGGATCCACCGCATGACCTGGCCCACGATCCTCGGCGACTGGGAGGACTGGGCGAGCGTCGAGTCGACCCTCGCGCCCTTCCTGGCCGAGCAGGTCGGCGCGCTCTTCTGTCCCTGGACCGTCGCGAACGCGGCGGCCTTCGGTTCAGGAGACGAGTCGTTCAGCGTCGAACTCCTGGGCGAGACCTTCACGCAGCAGCCCCAGAAGTACCACGCGAAGTCCCTCGCGGTCCTGCGAGAGAAGTACGCGGCGGCCGAGGCCAAGGAAGCCCTCGACCCCGTGCTCGCGGCGGCGGGCTGCCTCGAGACGCTCCAGAGCGCCTGA
- a CDS encoding TetR/AcrR family transcriptional regulator, with protein sequence MATAADNPTDGRVQRSERSREAIVRALLDLVGAGTLRPTAQQVAARADVGVRTVFRHFSDMDTLFAAMNERLTDEVRPFFVREAQTGSLDDRAAGLLAARFRILERAEPYMRSAALQRADSSFLQAQHDRTVRDLRTDLRRWLPELDDTPPAIADGLELALSFEAWDRLRTEQRLGVRRARESVARIVATLVAAMPSRD encoded by the coding sequence ATGGCGACCGCAGCCGACAACCCGACCGACGGACGCGTCCAGCGCTCCGAACGAAGCCGCGAGGCGATCGTTCGCGCGCTCCTCGACCTGGTCGGGGCGGGTACGCTCCGACCGACCGCCCAGCAGGTCGCGGCCCGGGCCGACGTCGGCGTGCGCACGGTCTTCCGGCACTTCTCGGACATGGACACGCTCTTCGCGGCCATGAACGAGCGCCTGACCGACGAGGTGCGCCCCTTCTTCGTCCGCGAGGCGCAGACCGGTTCGCTGGACGACCGCGCGGCCGGGCTGCTCGCGGCCCGCTTCCGGATCCTCGAGCGCGCCGAGCCCTACATGCGCTCCGCCGCACTCCAGCGTGCCGACTCGTCGTTCCTGCAGGCCCAACACGATCGCACCGTGCGCGACCTGCGGACGGACCTCCGGCGCTGGCTGCCGGAGCTCGACGACACGCCGCCGGCGATCGCCGACGGTCTCGAGCTCGCGCTCTCCTTCGAGGCGTGGGATCGCCTGCGAACGGAGCAGCGCCTCGGCGTGCGCCGCGCCCGCGAATCCGTGGCGCGGATCGTCGCGACCCTCGTCGCCGCGATGCCCTCTCGAGACTGA
- a CDS encoding DUF3604 domain-containing protein, which yields MLRKLALVLVALIALVWLVAWMAGSGFFADLPVGGEPEAPPVSQAILDFKKNATEEAAQDVGVARPKQIVFGDLHVHSTFSFDAFTLSLPMSGGDGAHPVSDACDYARHCANLDFFSINDHAVTLTPRRWVETIDAIRQCNDMAHDPANPDLVAYLGWEWTQVGATPETHWGHKNVIVRGLDDHEIPTRPIAAGLPLGIESINSELPSAATMGLLGLANIEGGGLEFAAYQSELMEVTDCERGVPVRELPDDCRESAATPGELFGKLDDWGFDSMVIPHGTTWGFYTPLGSSWDKQLTQQDHDPRYQRLIEVFSGHGNSEEFRPFEEIAFDDEGNAFCPEPANGYLPSCWRAGEIIAERCLEEGIAGDECDERAATARQLFVDAPNNGGTNVVPASTVAEWQDAGQCRDCFQPSFNYRPKSSVQYIMALGREDGSGGPFRFDFGFIAASDNHSARPGTGYKEVSRLEFTENRFGNFTNTVIGMNLGAPEYGSEAVPFEFDPGSAGPLSAFEVERGASFFLNGGLAAVHTAGRDRDSIWDGMHRKEVYGTSGPRILLWFDLLNGPGRGPSPMGSQVEMDGNPIFQVRAVGSFEQRPGCGNNAITSLGQERIDRLCQGECYNPLTVRRPITRIEIVRIRPQRTADEDIVGLVEDPWKVIPCDEDPQGCTGVFVDEEYASSGRDVLYYARAIEAPSDAVAADPLGCRRDENGRCVQVDPCFGRPDDDECLAQTEERAWSSPIFVNRPRTAVAAR from the coding sequence ATGCTTCGCAAGCTCGCCCTCGTACTCGTCGCCCTCATCGCGCTCGTCTGGCTCGTCGCCTGGATGGCCGGAAGCGGCTTCTTCGCGGATCTCCCGGTCGGCGGAGAGCCGGAGGCCCCGCCGGTCTCGCAGGCGATCCTCGACTTCAAGAAGAACGCGACCGAGGAGGCCGCGCAGGACGTCGGCGTCGCGCGCCCGAAGCAGATCGTGTTCGGCGACCTCCACGTCCACTCGACCTTCTCCTTCGACGCGTTCACGCTGAGCCTTCCGATGTCCGGGGGCGACGGGGCCCATCCGGTCTCCGATGCCTGCGACTACGCGCGCCACTGCGCGAACCTCGACTTCTTCTCGATCAACGACCACGCCGTGACCCTCACGCCGCGGCGCTGGGTCGAGACGATCGACGCGATCCGGCAGTGCAACGACATGGCCCACGACCCGGCGAATCCCGACCTCGTGGCGTACCTCGGATGGGAGTGGACGCAGGTCGGCGCGACCCCCGAGACCCACTGGGGCCACAAGAACGTGATCGTCCGCGGACTCGACGACCACGAGATCCCGACGCGCCCGATCGCCGCGGGTCTTCCGCTCGGGATCGAGAGCATCAACTCCGAGCTTCCCTCGGCCGCGACGATGGGCCTTCTCGGGCTCGCGAACATCGAAGGTGGCGGCCTCGAGTTCGCCGCCTACCAGAGCGAGCTCATGGAGGTGACCGACTGCGAGCGCGGCGTCCCCGTTCGGGAGCTGCCCGACGACTGTCGTGAGTCGGCGGCCACCCCCGGCGAGCTCTTCGGGAAGCTCGACGACTGGGGCTTCGATTCGATGGTGATCCCGCACGGTACGACCTGGGGCTTCTACACGCCCCTGGGTTCGTCCTGGGACAAGCAGCTCACGCAGCAGGACCACGACCCGCGCTACCAGCGCCTGATCGAGGTCTTCTCGGGCCACGGCAACTCCGAAGAGTTCCGGCCCTTCGAAGAGATCGCCTTCGACGACGAGGGCAACGCGTTCTGCCCTGAGCCGGCGAATGGCTACCTGCCGAGCTGCTGGCGCGCCGGCGAGATCATCGCGGAGCGCTGCCTCGAAGAGGGGATCGCCGGGGACGAGTGCGACGAGCGGGCCGCGACGGCGCGGCAGCTCTTCGTCGATGCACCCAACAACGGCGGCACGAACGTCGTGCCGGCCTCCACCGTCGCCGAGTGGCAGGATGCAGGGCAGTGCCGCGACTGCTTCCAGCCTTCCTTCAACTACCGACCGAAGAGCTCCGTCCAGTACATCATGGCGCTCGGTCGCGAGGACGGATCGGGCGGGCCCTTCCGTTTCGACTTCGGCTTCATCGCCGCGAGCGACAACCACTCGGCGCGTCCGGGGACGGGCTACAAGGAAGTCTCCCGCCTCGAGTTCACCGAGAACCGCTTCGGCAACTTCACGAATACGGTGATCGGGATGAACCTCGGCGCGCCGGAGTACGGGAGCGAGGCCGTTCCCTTCGAGTTCGATCCGGGAAGTGCCGGTCCGCTCTCCGCCTTCGAGGTCGAGCGGGGCGCCTCCTTCTTCCTGAACGGTGGCCTCGCGGCGGTCCACACGGCGGGACGCGACCGCGATTCGATCTGGGACGGCATGCACCGCAAGGAGGTCTACGGAACGAGCGGTCCGCGCATCCTCCTCTGGTTCGACCTCTTGAACGGCCCCGGTCGTGGGCCGAGCCCGATGGGCAGCCAGGTGGAGATGGACGGCAACCCGATCTTCCAGGTCCGCGCAGTGGGCTCCTTCGAGCAGCGTCCCGGCTGCGGCAACAACGCGATCACGTCGCTCGGTCAGGAGCGGATCGACCGGCTCTGTCAGGGCGAGTGCTACAACCCGCTGACCGTGCGCCGCCCGATCACGCGGATCGAAATCGTTCGCATCCGGCCCCAGCGCACCGCCGACGAGGACATCGTCGGGCTCGTCGAGGATCCGTGGAAGGTGATCCCCTGCGACGAGGATCCCCAGGGCTGCACCGGCGTCTTCGTCGACGAGGAATACGCGAGCTCGGGTCGCGACGTCCTCTACTACGCCCGAGCGATCGAGGCCCCGAGCGACGCCGTCGCCGCGGATCCCCTCGGCTGCAGGCGGGACGAGAACGGTCGCTGCGTCCAGGTCGATCCCTGCTTCGGTCGCCCCGACGACGACGAGTGCCTCGCCCAGACCGAAGAGCGCGCCTGGTCGTCGCCGATCTTCGTGAACCGCCCGCGGACTGCCGTCGCCGCCCGCTAG
- a CDS encoding LLM class F420-dependent oxidoreductase codes for MKLAINAMNFGPKASIRMDLVKHAESLGFESAWTAEAWGNDAVTTATWIAAQTTTLKVGTAIMQMQARTPAMTAMTAMTLDHLSGGRFKLGLGPSGPQVIEGWHGVPYGKPLTRTKEYIAIIRKILAREEKLEFDGEYYQIPTKDPKASGLGKPLKSILHGNPDIPIYTASISPNGLKCAAEVADGVIPMMYDPERYKELLQSPLEEGFAKAGGGKSLENFDVQVGISCIISDDVEKAMAPVKANIAQYVGGMGARDKNFYNDYAKRMGFVDAAIEIQDLFLDGKKAEAIAAVPNELVDAVHLVGPADKIRDRLQAWKEAGSRREVAALQVGAMQPEALELLAEELL; via the coding sequence ATGAAGCTCGCCATCAATGCCATGAACTTCGGACCGAAGGCCTCGATCCGCATGGACCTCGTGAAGCACGCCGAGAGCCTCGGCTTCGAGTCCGCCTGGACGGCGGAGGCGTGGGGCAACGACGCGGTCACGACGGCGACCTGGATCGCGGCGCAGACGACGACCCTCAAGGTCGGGACGGCGATCATGCAGATGCAGGCGCGGACGCCGGCGATGACGGCCATGACCGCGATGACCCTGGATCACCTCTCGGGCGGGCGCTTCAAGCTCGGTCTCGGGCCCTCGGGTCCCCAGGTGATCGAGGGCTGGCACGGCGTGCCCTACGGCAAGCCCCTCACGCGGACCAAGGAGTACATCGCGATCATCCGCAAGATCCTCGCGCGCGAGGAGAAGCTCGAGTTCGACGGCGAGTACTACCAGATCCCGACGAAGGACCCGAAGGCCTCGGGCCTCGGCAAGCCACTCAAGAGCATCCTGCACGGCAACCCCGACATCCCGATCTACACGGCGTCGATCAGTCCCAACGGTCTGAAGTGTGCCGCCGAGGTCGCCGACGGCGTGATTCCGATGATGTACGACCCGGAGCGCTACAAGGAGCTGCTCCAGTCCCCCCTCGAAGAGGGCTTCGCGAAGGCGGGCGGCGGCAAGAGCCTCGAGAACTTCGACGTCCAGGTCGGCATCTCGTGCATCATCAGCGACGACGTCGAGAAGGCGATGGCCCCGGTCAAGGCCAACATCGCTCAGTACGTGGGTGGCATGGGCGCCCGCGACAAGAACTTCTACAACGACTACGCCAAGCGGATGGGCTTCGTGGACGCCGCGATCGAGATCCAGGACCTCTTCCTCGACGGGAAGAAGGCCGAGGCGATCGCCGCGGTCCCGAATGAGCTCGTCGACGCCGTCCACCTCGTCGGCCCCGCGGACAAGATCCGCGACCGCCTCCAGGCGTGGAAGGAGGCTGGGTCGCGGCGCGAGGTCGCGGCGCTCCAGGTCGGGGCGATGCAGCCGGAAGCGCTCGAGCTGCTCGCGGAAGAGCTGCTCTAG
- a CDS encoding glutathione S-transferase N-terminal domain-containing protein gives MIDLYTAPTPNGHKASVTLEELGLEYTAHAIDLSKNVQKEEWFLKLNPNGRIPVIVDREEEDFAVFETGAIMVYLAEKAGRLLPTDAKGRSETMQWLMFQMGGIGPMMGQANVFFRYFPEKLPSVIARYQNESRRLFEVIERGLEGKEWLAADQYTIADIANFCWVKTYKWSGVSIEGLPNLERWLKSIRPRPAVDRGLAVPIKVKNLTKDDDAAKKFAENARKSLQT, from the coding sequence ATGATCGATCTCTACACGGCCCCGACGCCGAACGGTCACAAGGCGAGCGTGACGCTCGAGGAGCTCGGGCTCGAGTACACGGCGCACGCCATCGACCTCTCGAAGAACGTGCAGAAGGAAGAGTGGTTCCTGAAGCTCAATCCGAACGGCCGGATCCCGGTGATCGTCGATCGCGAGGAAGAAGACTTCGCGGTCTTCGAGACCGGCGCGATCATGGTCTATCTGGCCGAGAAGGCCGGGCGGCTCCTGCCGACGGACGCGAAGGGCCGCTCCGAGACGATGCAGTGGCTGATGTTCCAGATGGGTGGGATCGGCCCGATGATGGGGCAGGCGAACGTCTTCTTCCGCTACTTCCCCGAGAAGCTCCCGTCCGTCATCGCGCGCTACCAGAACGAGAGTCGCCGGCTCTTCGAAGTGATCGAGCGCGGCCTCGAGGGCAAGGAGTGGCTCGCCGCCGACCAGTACACGATCGCGGACATCGCCAACTTCTGCTGGGTCAAGACGTACAAGTGGTCGGGGGTCTCCATCGAGGGGCTCCCGAACCTGGAGCGCTGGCTCAAGTCGATCCGGCCGCGGCCGGCGGTCGACCGGGGGCTGGCGGTTCCGATCAAGGTGAAGAACCTGACCAAGGACGACGACGCCGCGAAGAAGTTCGCGGAGAACGCTCGCAAGAGCCTGCAGACCTGA
- a CDS encoding glutathione S-transferase family protein → MNPTDRPYVLHGFDVSYFTAKARAAMRYKQLFLEEKRADVRWILEQTGYAFIPAVSTPEGEVWQDTSDILDALEARHPDPPLYPKTPLHRIVCALIEVFADEVMLTSAMHTRWGTEEGEALTRRRFGAMTGSMEQGNRAGDQMVKGRFAVGATPEAAPAIDEHVTAMLATLSAHFDENDFVLGDRMSLADCALMGPIYAHYYTDLLSRRLLLETALPVVRWIEYCNMPGADDQGDWFADDALPDTLVDVLTTMGGDGASLLVALAEVVEAWADEHALVGETPPRVVGIAEWPLRGSTLTRGAQVYSLWMLQRILDPYRALPVADRARVDQALAGTGWEPVLAYTPRHRLEKKGFDLVFSEVSAEPPR, encoded by the coding sequence ATGAATCCCACCGATCGACCCTACGTCCTGCACGGCTTCGACGTCTCGTACTTCACGGCGAAGGCGCGGGCGGCGATGCGCTACAAGCAGCTCTTCCTGGAGGAGAAGCGCGCCGACGTGCGTTGGATCCTGGAGCAGACCGGGTACGCGTTCATCCCGGCGGTGTCCACGCCGGAGGGCGAGGTCTGGCAGGACACGAGCGACATCCTCGACGCCCTCGAGGCGCGCCACCCGGATCCGCCGCTCTACCCGAAGACGCCGCTCCACCGGATCGTCTGCGCCTTGATCGAGGTCTTCGCGGACGAGGTGATGCTCACGTCGGCGATGCACACCCGCTGGGGGACGGAAGAGGGCGAGGCGCTCACGCGTCGGCGCTTCGGGGCGATGACCGGCTCGATGGAGCAGGGCAACCGCGCCGGGGACCAGATGGTGAAGGGGCGCTTCGCGGTCGGGGCGACGCCGGAGGCGGCGCCGGCGATCGACGAGCACGTGACGGCGATGCTCGCGACGCTCTCGGCTCATTTCGACGAGAACGACTTCGTGCTCGGCGATCGGATGAGCCTCGCCGACTGTGCCCTGATGGGGCCGATCTATGCCCACTACTACACGGATCTGCTGTCGCGCCGGCTGCTCCTCGAGACGGCGCTGCCCGTCGTTCGCTGGATCGAGTACTGCAACATGCCGGGGGCGGACGATCAGGGCGACTGGTTCGCGGACGACGCCCTGCCCGATACTCTCGTCGACGTCCTGACCACGATGGGCGGCGACGGAGCGTCGCTCCTCGTCGCACTGGCCGAGGTCGTCGAGGCCTGGGCGGACGAGCACGCGCTCGTGGGCGAGACGCCGCCGCGGGTCGTCGGGATCGCCGAATGGCCGCTCCGGGGGTCGACCCTGACCCGGGGTGCGCAGGTCTACTCCCTCTGGATGCTCCAGCGGATCCTCGACCCCTATCGGGCGCTCCCGGTGGCGGATCGGGCGCGGGTGGACCAGGCGCTCGCCGGGACCGGTTGGGAGCCCGTTCTCGCCTACACTCCGAGGCATCGGCTCGAGAAGAAGGGCTTCGACCTGGTCTTCTCCGAGGTGAGTGCCGAGCCCCCCCGCTGA
- a CDS encoding AMP-binding protein codes for MNALRRVSRALGFVSAFGRVVPSALRFGPQRRVEFSDSLAEHFQRRPDQPALVGESSRMTWGELDRHANRVANWALGQGLERGDVVALLMENRAEYVATWLGLSRVGVVTALLNTHLTGDRLAHCIREAGADYLIVGSELAEGAASVLPELETKPTILLASFDDASDAKAATLLEATSFDAACEAAGDAAVPESVRAARTGADGLFYIYTSGTTGLPKAARVSHSKAMTAAVGCWKFQSLTPADRLYCCLPLYHSAGGMLAAGGILMAGGTLVIARRFSASRFWSDCVQHEVTVFQYIGELCRYLLNSPTHPDENRHRIRTAMGNGLRPEVWGPFVERFKIPRIVEFYGATEGNMMLLNHDSRVGAIGYLPPLLRKAQGIQVARFDVVEEAVIRGEDGFCTPADFDEPGELLMKINATQRFEGYTNEEASKKKILTDVFEKGDAYFRTGDLLRLDRDGYFYFVDRIGDTFRWKGENVSTNEVAEVL; via the coding sequence ATGAATGCCCTTCGAAGAGTCAGCCGCGCCCTCGGGTTCGTCTCCGCCTTCGGCCGCGTGGTCCCGAGCGCGCTTCGCTTCGGGCCGCAGCGGCGCGTCGAGTTCTCGGACTCCCTCGCGGAACACTTCCAGCGTCGTCCGGATCAGCCGGCGTTGGTCGGCGAGTCGAGTCGGATGACCTGGGGTGAGCTCGATCGTCACGCGAACCGCGTCGCGAACTGGGCGCTCGGGCAGGGCCTCGAGCGAGGCGACGTCGTCGCGCTCCTCATGGAGAATCGCGCCGAGTACGTGGCGACCTGGCTCGGTCTCTCCCGGGTCGGCGTCGTGACGGCGCTGCTCAACACCCATCTGACCGGGGATCGCCTGGCCCACTGCATCCGCGAAGCCGGGGCGGACTACCTGATCGTCGGCAGCGAGCTCGCCGAAGGGGCGGCGTCGGTCCTCCCGGAGCTCGAGACGAAGCCGACGATCCTGCTGGCGTCCTTCGACGACGCGTCCGACGCGAAGGCGGCCACCCTCCTCGAGGCGACCTCCTTCGACGCGGCCTGCGAGGCGGCGGGGGACGCGGCGGTTCCGGAGAGCGTCCGCGCGGCGCGGACCGGAGCGGATGGCCTCTTCTACATCTATACGAGCGGCACGACGGGTCTGCCCAAGGCGGCTCGCGTCAGCCACTCGAAGGCGATGACCGCGGCGGTCGGTTGCTGGAAGTTCCAGAGTCTCACGCCGGCCGATCGGCTCTACTGCTGCCTCCCGCTCTACCACAGCGCGGGCGGGATGCTCGCCGCGGGGGGGATCCTGATGGCCGGCGGAACCCTCGTGATCGCACGCCGATTCTCGGCGTCGCGGTTCTGGAGTGATTGTGTCCAGCACGAGGTGACCGTCTTCCAGTACATCGGCGAGCTCTGTCGCTACCTCCTCAATTCGCCGACCCATCCCGACGAGAACCGCCACCGGATCCGGACGGCGATGGGCAACGGTCTGCGCCCGGAGGTGTGGGGGCCCTTCGTCGAGCGCTTCAAGATCCCGCGGATCGTCGAGTTCTACGGCGCGACCGAGGGCAACATGATGCTGCTCAACCACGACAGCCGCGTCGGGGCGATCGGCTACCTGCCGCCCCTGCTGCGCAAGGCTCAGGGCATCCAGGTCGCACGCTTCGACGTCGTCGAGGAAGCGGTGATCCGCGGCGAAGACGGGTTCTGCACGCCGGCGGACTTCGACGAGCCCGGCGAGCTGCTGATGAAGATCAACGCGACCCAGCGCTTCGAGGGCTACACCAACGAGGAAGCGTCGAAGAAGAAGATCTTGACCGACGTCTTCGAGAAGGGCGACGCCTACTTCCGGACGGGTGACCTTCTCCGACTCGATCGCGACGGCTATTTCTACTTCGTCGATCGGATCGGGGACACCTTCCGGTGGAAGGGCGAGAACGTCTCGACGAACGAGGTCGCGGAAGTCCTGTAG